The Juglans regia cultivar Chandler chromosome 6, Walnut 2.0, whole genome shotgun sequence genome contains the following window.
CGTACACGGGGGACGCACGCAACAATGGCGCCCCTTTCCCCACTCTCtctccacctcctcctcctcttcttcttcagcttcGTAAACTTTTGCCACTCCAGAAACACCACTGCTGCTGAATACTTGAAGCTACCGTTGCTTCGCAAGAACCCATTGGCATCCCCAACCGATCTTCTCTCCTCCGACGCACACCGCCTCTCGCTCCTCCACCATCGGGGAACCCTCAAATCCCCAGTAGTCTCCGGTGCCCCCTCAGGCTCCGGGCAGTATTTCGTGTCCCTACGCCTTGGTACCCCGCCCCAAACCATCCTCCTCGTCGCAGACACCGGCAGCGATCTCATCTGGGTCAAGTGCTCTGCCTGCAGTTCCAACTGTTCATCTGCTGCTACCACCTCTGCTTTCATCGCCCGCCACTCCTCCACATTCTCCCCTCACCACTGCTTCGACTCGCATTGTCGACTCGTTCCCCACCCGTCTAACTCCCACTGTAAGAAGCGTACCCTCCACACCCCTTGCCGCTACGAGTACACCTACTCCGACGGCTCCGTTACAACCGGCTTCTTCTCTAAAGAAACAGCCACATTGCGCACCAGCTTCGGGAGAGAGGCCAGACTGAAGAGCCTCGCCTTCGGGTGCGGGTTCCGGATATCGGGTCCGAGTGTTACTGGCGCCAGTTTCAATGGAGCTCAAGGGGTCATGGGTCTGGGCAAAGGACCCATTTCTTTCTCCTCCCAACTGGGCCACCGATTCGGTAACCAGTTCTCGTACTGTCTACTGGACTACACCATATCACCTCCTCCGACGAGTTTTTTGACGATCGGAAACATCGTTCCTCGGACCTCTAAAATGAGCTTCACTCCCTTGCAGACGAACCCTCTATCTCCCTCCTTTTACTACATTGGGGTCCAGAGCATCTCTGTGAACGGTGCCAAGTTAAACATCAACCACTCCGTATGGTCCATTGACGAGCTGGGTAACGGTGGCACGGTCATAGACTCTGGTACCACACTGACCTTCCTGGCGGAACCGGCTTACCGTCAAGTTATAGCTGCTGTGAAACGGCGGGTTAGGAGGCTACCGAGTCCTGCTATCATGCCCACACTTGGATTCGATCTCTGCGTGAACGTGTCGGGCGTGCCGAGACCGAGTCTGcctaaaatgagttttaaactGGTAGGGAACTCGGTGTTGTCGCCGCCTCCAAGGAACTACTTCATAGAAGCGGTGGACCGAGTCATGTGCCTGGCGATTCAACCCGTTAGTTCGGAAACCGGATTCTCGGTGATAGGGAATCTGATGCAACAGGGGTTTTTGTTCGAGTTTGACAGAGACAGATCGCGGCTCGGTTTTTCACGTCATGGCTGCGCCTTACGGTGACTGAGCCGATCGAGGACTCGGTAATTTAAAATCCCCGAGCtgctttcgttttcattttttaaaacctcAATAAGttttattacaagaaatc
Protein-coding sequences here:
- the LOC108993255 gene encoding aspartyl protease family protein 2 is translated as MAPLSPLSLHLLLLFFFSFVNFCHSRNTTAAEYLKLPLLRKNPLASPTDLLSSDAHRLSLLHHRGTLKSPVVSGAPSGSGQYFVSLRLGTPPQTILLVADTGSDLIWVKCSACSSNCSSAATTSAFIARHSSTFSPHHCFDSHCRLVPHPSNSHCKKRTLHTPCRYEYTYSDGSVTTGFFSKETATLRTSFGREARLKSLAFGCGFRISGPSVTGASFNGAQGVMGLGKGPISFSSQLGHRFGNQFSYCLLDYTISPPPTSFLTIGNIVPRTSKMSFTPLQTNPLSPSFYYIGVQSISVNGAKLNINHSVWSIDELGNGGTVIDSGTTLTFLAEPAYRQVIAAVKRRVRRLPSPAIMPTLGFDLCVNVSGVPRPSLPKMSFKLVGNSVLSPPPRNYFIEAVDRVMCLAIQPVSSETGFSVIGNLMQQGFLFEFDRDRSRLGFSRHGCALR